In the genome of Chaetodon auriga isolate fChaAug3 chromosome 15, fChaAug3.hap1, whole genome shotgun sequence, one region contains:
- the macroh2a1 gene encoding core histone macro-H2A.1 isoform X1 — translation MSSRGGKKKSTKTSRSTKAGVIFPVGRMLRYIKRGLPKYRIGVGAPVYLAAVLEYLTAEILELAGNAARDNKKGRVTPRHILLAIANDEELNQLLKGVTIAAGGVLPNIHPELLAKKRGAKGKLETPVSPAPEKKPKPVKKTAAKKLSGKKAGGKAKKQGEVSKAASADSTTEGSPVDSFTVLSTKSLFLGQKLNLIHSEVSNLAGFDVEGVINPTNAELELKDDLGSALEKKGGKEFTDALQELKKKNGPLEVAGAVLTAGFGLPAKYVIHCNSPGWGSDKCEEMLDKTVKNCLALADEKKLKSVAFPSIGSGRNGFPKQTAAQLILKAISSYFVATMSSTIKTVYFVLFDSESIGIYVQEMAKLETS, via the exons ATGTCCAGCcgaggaggaaagaagaagtCGACCAAGACGTCCCGGTCCACCAAGGCCGGGGTCATCTTCCCCGTGGGACGCATGCTGCGCTACATCAAGAGGGGCCTGCCCAAATATCGCATCGGGGTGGGAGCGCCCGTCTACCTGGCTGCTGTCCTCGAGTATCTTACCG CGGAGATCTTGGAGTTGGCAGGTAATGCAGCcagagacaacaagaagggtCGCGTCACGCCACGACACATCCTGCTGGCCATCGCCAACGATGAGGAGTTGAACCAG CTGCTGAAAGGTGTGACTATCGCAGCAGGTGGAGTCCTGCCCAACATCCACCCAGAGCTGCTGGCCAAGAAGAGAGGAGCAAAGGGAAAGCTGGAGACACCCGTCTCGCCCGCCCCCGAGAAGAAACCCAAGCCGGTCAAGAAAACAGCGGCCAAGAAACTGAGTGGGAAAAAGGCCGGAGGGAAGGCTAAG AAGCAGGGCGAGGTGAGCAAGGCGGCGTCGGCAGACAGCACCACAGAGGGATCTCCAGTTGACAGCTTCACTGTGCTCTCCACCAAGAGCCTCTTCCTGGGCCAGAAG CTCAACCTTATCCACAGCGAGGTCAGTAACTTGGCTGGCTTTGACGTGGAGGGGGTCATCAACCCCACCAATGCTGAACTTGAACTTAAAGATGATCTAG GCTCTGCtctggaaaagaaaggagggaaggagttCACTGATGCGctgcaggagctgaagaagaaaaacggCCCTCTGGAGGTGGCTGGCG CCGTGTTGACCGCCGGCTTCGGTCTGCCGGCTAAGTACGTCATCCACTGTAACAGTCCGGGCTGGGGCTCCGACAAGTGTGAGGAGATGCTGGACAAGACGGTGAAGAACTGCCTGGCTCTGGCTGATGAGAAGAAACTCAAGTCTGTGGCTTTCCCCTCCATCGGCAGCGGGAG GAATGGTTTCCCGAAGCAGACGGCGGCCCAGCTGATCCTGAAGGCCATCTCCAGCTACTTCGTGGCCACCATGTCTTCCACCATCAAGACCGTCTACTTTGTGCTGTTCGACAGCGAGAGCATCGGGATCTACGTGCAGGAAATGGCGAAGCTGGAGACGAGCTAA
- the macroh2a1 gene encoding core histone macro-H2A.1 isoform X2 encodes MSSRGGKKKSTKTSRSTKAGVIFPVGRMLRYIKRGLPKYRIGVGAPVYLAAVLEYLTAEILELAGNAARDNKKGRVTPRHILLAIANDEELNQLLKGVTIAAGGVLPNIHPELLAKKRGAKGKLETPVSPAPEKKPKPVKKTAAKKLSGKKAGGKAKKQGEVSKAASADSTTEGSPVDSFTVLSTKSLFLGQKLQVVQADISSVESDVVVHPTNSSFYTGGEVGSALEKKGGKEFTDALQELKKKNGPLEVAGAVLTAGFGLPAKYVIHCNSPGWGSDKCEEMLDKTVKNCLALADEKKLKSVAFPSIGSGRNGFPKQTAAQLILKAISSYFVATMSSTIKTVYFVLFDSESIGIYVQEMAKLETS; translated from the exons ATGTCCAGCcgaggaggaaagaagaagtCGACCAAGACGTCCCGGTCCACCAAGGCCGGGGTCATCTTCCCCGTGGGACGCATGCTGCGCTACATCAAGAGGGGCCTGCCCAAATATCGCATCGGGGTGGGAGCGCCCGTCTACCTGGCTGCTGTCCTCGAGTATCTTACCG CGGAGATCTTGGAGTTGGCAGGTAATGCAGCcagagacaacaagaagggtCGCGTCACGCCACGACACATCCTGCTGGCCATCGCCAACGATGAGGAGTTGAACCAG CTGCTGAAAGGTGTGACTATCGCAGCAGGTGGAGTCCTGCCCAACATCCACCCAGAGCTGCTGGCCAAGAAGAGAGGAGCAAAGGGAAAGCTGGAGACACCCGTCTCGCCCGCCCCCGAGAAGAAACCCAAGCCGGTCAAGAAAACAGCGGCCAAGAAACTGAGTGGGAAAAAGGCCGGAGGGAAGGCTAAG AAGCAGGGCGAGGTGAGCAAGGCGGCGTCGGCAGACAGCACCACAGAGGGATCTCCAGTTGACAGCTTCACTGTGCTCTCCACCAAGAGCCTCTTCCTGGGCCAGAAG TTGCAAGTTGTACAAGCCGACATTTCCTCCGTGGAGAGCGACGTTGTCGTTCACCCGACCAACTCCTCCTTCTATACAGGTGGTGAAGTAG GCTCTGCtctggaaaagaaaggagggaaggagttCACTGATGCGctgcaggagctgaagaagaaaaacggCCCTCTGGAGGTGGCTGGCG CCGTGTTGACCGCCGGCTTCGGTCTGCCGGCTAAGTACGTCATCCACTGTAACAGTCCGGGCTGGGGCTCCGACAAGTGTGAGGAGATGCTGGACAAGACGGTGAAGAACTGCCTGGCTCTGGCTGATGAGAAGAAACTCAAGTCTGTGGCTTTCCCCTCCATCGGCAGCGGGAG GAATGGTTTCCCGAAGCAGACGGCGGCCCAGCTGATCCTGAAGGCCATCTCCAGCTACTTCGTGGCCACCATGTCTTCCACCATCAAGACCGTCTACTTTGTGCTGTTCGACAGCGAGAGCATCGGGATCTACGTGCAGGAAATGGCGAAGCTGGAGACGAGCTAA